In a genomic window of Streptomyces sp. NBC_01231:
- a CDS encoding carboxymuconolactone decarboxylase family protein, translating into METRINPMANEVGAKWARYIISSNKVITDSALPKAVQELVKIRASQINGCGGCLDMHTKDAAAAGESQVRINLVGAWRETTVYTEAERAALELTEQGTRLADSSGVTDEAWANAAKHFDEDQLMALVALICVINAFNRLNVITRTPGGEYQPGQFG; encoded by the coding sequence ATGGAAACCCGGATCAACCCCATGGCCAACGAGGTCGGGGCGAAGTGGGCCAGGTACATCATCTCGTCGAACAAGGTCATCACCGACTCGGCGCTGCCGAAGGCGGTGCAGGAACTGGTGAAGATCCGCGCCAGCCAGATCAACGGCTGCGGCGGCTGCCTCGACATGCACACCAAAGATGCGGCGGCCGCCGGCGAGAGCCAGGTGCGGATCAACCTCGTCGGGGCGTGGCGGGAGACCACTGTCTACACCGAGGCGGAGCGGGCGGCGCTGGAACTCACCGAGCAGGGCACCCGCCTCGCCGACTCCAGCGGCGTCACCGACGAGGCGTGGGCGAACGCGGCGAAGCACTTCGACGAGGACCAGCTCATGGCCCTGGTGGCCCTGATCTGCGTGATCAACGCCTTCAACCGGCTGAACGTGATCACCCGGACGCCCGGCGGCGAGTACCAGCCGGGCCAGTTCGGCTGA
- a CDS encoding sigma-70 family RNA polymerase sigma factor, with protein MTGSDPTDVLAGAFEQQRERLVAVAHRMLGSRAEAEDAVQEAWIRLARQDAAAIDNLAGWLTTVVGRVCLDVLRSQKNRAALSYEDRLPELVVTVDDGAAPEDDAVLAESVGLALLVVLDTLTPTERLAFVLHDMFAVPFAEIGEIIGRSTDATKMLTSRARRKVRGTPLPQEEPRRQRAVVDAFLAAARNGDFEGLVRLLDPQVTWRTYHPQGVMTTVGAAEVAGPVLRGARSMTAVLPVLVNGEPGFVSWGANGKVLGVAACTVVDGRIVELLTVSDRKRLDAMGLPERPE; from the coding sequence ATGACCGGATCAGATCCGACCGACGTGCTGGCGGGAGCCTTCGAGCAGCAGCGTGAGCGCCTGGTGGCGGTCGCGCACCGGATGCTCGGTTCGCGGGCGGAGGCCGAGGACGCGGTGCAGGAGGCGTGGATCCGGCTGGCGCGGCAGGACGCGGCGGCGATCGACAACCTGGCCGGCTGGCTGACCACCGTGGTCGGCCGGGTCTGCCTCGATGTGCTGCGGTCGCAGAAGAACCGGGCGGCGCTGTCGTACGAGGACCGGCTGCCCGAGCTGGTGGTGACCGTGGACGACGGGGCGGCGCCCGAGGACGACGCGGTGCTCGCCGAATCGGTCGGGCTGGCCCTGCTGGTGGTGCTCGACACGCTCACCCCCACGGAGCGGCTGGCGTTCGTCCTACACGACATGTTCGCGGTGCCCTTCGCCGAGATCGGCGAGATCATCGGCCGGTCCACCGACGCGACCAAGATGCTCACGAGCCGGGCCCGCCGGAAGGTGCGGGGCACACCGCTGCCGCAGGAGGAGCCGAGGCGGCAGCGCGCGGTGGTCGACGCGTTTCTCGCCGCCGCGCGGAACGGGGACTTCGAAGGGCTCGTCCGGCTGCTCGATCCGCAGGTGACCTGGCGCACGTACCACCCACAGGGCGTGATGACCACGGTCGGGGCGGCCGAGGTGGCCGGTCCGGTCCTGCGCGGGGCCCGGTCGATGACCGCGGTGCTCCCGGTGCTGGTCAACGGCGAGCCCGGGTTCGTGTCCTGGGGTGCGAACGGCAAGGTGCTCGGCGTGGCGGCGTGCACCGTGGTCGACGGCCGGATCGTCGAACTCCTGACCGTGAGCGACCGCAAGCGTCTGGACGCCATGGGCCTGCCCGAGCGTCCCGAGTAG
- a CDS encoding FAD-dependent oxidoreductase: MKHRIVVLGAGYAGAYAAGTLARRLSPAGTEITVVNAEPDFVQRLRLHQLAAGQEIEAPRLADVFAGTGIRLRLARVTAVDPERQVVAVADADGGGELGYDTLLYALGSRVADHGVPGVAEHASHVTSRPAALRLRERLDSLDKRGEGRGVLVVGDGLTGIETATEIAESRPSLSVTLIARGELGAPLSAGARNHLRQACDRLGITVLEHSSVEAVEAARVLCADGTVLASDATVWTAGFAVDTIAAAGGLEVTDNGRIVVDRTMRSVSHPNVYAVGDSAYDIGDNGRPLPMSCASAGYTGMQATAAIVARLTGRKIPDAKLDYHGNHISLGRRDGILQMVDGEAQAKPKYVGGRKAARIKAGILKMSLWTTSHPTFGLPKRKRHLVAVPDVSAEKAAA; the protein is encoded by the coding sequence ATGAAGCACCGCATCGTCGTTCTCGGCGCCGGCTATGCCGGGGCCTACGCGGCCGGGACCCTGGCCCGTCGGCTGTCCCCGGCAGGCACCGAGATCACCGTGGTCAACGCTGAGCCGGACTTCGTCCAGCGGCTGCGGCTGCACCAGCTCGCGGCCGGCCAGGAGATCGAGGCTCCGCGGCTCGCCGACGTCTTCGCGGGCACGGGGATACGGCTGCGCCTGGCCCGTGTCACCGCCGTCGACCCCGAGCGGCAGGTCGTCGCCGTGGCTGACGCCGACGGCGGCGGCGAGCTCGGCTACGACACTCTCCTCTACGCGCTCGGCAGCCGCGTCGCCGACCACGGCGTCCCCGGCGTGGCCGAGCACGCCTCCCATGTCACCAGCCGTCCGGCGGCGCTGCGCCTGCGCGAGCGCCTGGACAGCCTGGACAAGCGGGGCGAAGGCAGGGGCGTGTTGGTCGTCGGCGACGGGCTGACCGGCATCGAGACCGCCACCGAGATCGCCGAATCCCGGCCCAGCCTGTCGGTGACGCTCATCGCCCGTGGCGAACTGGGCGCCCCGCTCTCCGCCGGAGCCCGCAACCATCTGCGCCAGGCCTGTGACCGGCTGGGCATCACCGTCCTGGAGCACTCCAGCGTCGAAGCCGTCGAAGCGGCCCGGGTGCTGTGCGCCGACGGCACCGTCCTGGCGTCCGACGCGACCGTGTGGACGGCCGGGTTCGCGGTCGACACCATCGCCGCCGCCGGCGGGCTGGAGGTCACCGATAACGGTCGGATCGTCGTCGATCGCACCATGCGGTCGGTCTCGCACCCGAACGTCTACGCCGTGGGCGACAGCGCCTACGACATCGGCGACAACGGCCGGCCCCTGCCGATGTCCTGCGCTTCGGCCGGCTACACCGGCATGCAGGCCACGGCCGCGATCGTGGCACGCCTGACCGGCCGCAAGATCCCTGATGCCAAGCTGGACTACCACGGCAACCACATCAGCCTCGGGCGGCGGGACGGGATCCTGCAGATGGTCGACGGCGAAGCACAGGCGAAGCCGAAGTACGTGGGCGGCAGGAAGGCCGCGCGGATCAAGGCGGGCATCCTGAAGATGTCGCTGTGGACCACCTCGCACCCGACTTTCGGCCTCCCCAAGCGCAAGCGCCACCTGGTCGCCGTACCGGATGTGTCCGCCGAGAAGGCGGCCGCGTAG